From Aliarcobacter butzleri, the proteins below share one genomic window:
- the cmoA gene encoding carboxy-S-adenosyl-L-methionine synthase CmoA translates to MIDKVFNKSITKQFEFDEEVASVFDDMLNRSVPFYKEMQRLSINFACNFLSENDKVYDLGCSTASTLIELSKHCKHNLKLIGIDNSDAMLKRASNKAKAFGVEIELINADLHDVTYNDAKLILSNYTLQFIRPLQREKLVKKIYDSLDEKGIFIFSEKVISTNSNLNKQCIDEYYEFKKTQGYSEFEISQKREALENVLIPYTEDENKKMIKDAGFSHCETIFKWVNFATFIAIK, encoded by the coding sequence ATGATAGATAAAGTATTTAATAAATCAATTACAAAACAGTTTGAATTTGATGAAGAAGTAGCTAGCGTATTTGATGATATGCTAAATAGATCAGTTCCTTTTTATAAAGAGATGCAAAGATTATCAATAAATTTTGCTTGCAATTTTCTAAGTGAAAATGACAAAGTTTATGATTTAGGATGTTCTACTGCTTCAACTTTAATTGAATTAAGCAAACATTGTAAACATAATTTAAAATTAATAGGTATTGATAACTCTGATGCAATGCTAAAACGAGCTTCAAACAAAGCTAAAGCTTTTGGGGTTGAAATCGAGTTAATAAATGCTGATTTACATGATGTAACATACAATGATGCAAAACTTATTCTTTCAAACTATACTTTACAATTTATCAGACCATTACAAAGAGAAAAATTAGTAAAAAAAATATATGATTCATTAGATGAAAAAGGTATTTTTATCTTTAGTGAAAAAGTTATTTCAACAAATTCTAACCTAAATAAACAGTGCATTGATGAATATTATGAGTTTAAAAAAACTCAAGGTTATAGTGAATTTGAAATATCACAAAAACGAGAAGCTTTAGAAAATGTACTAATACCTTATACTGAAGATGAAAATAAAAAAATGATAAAAGATGCTGGATTTAGCCATTGTGAAACTATTTTTAAATGGGTAAATTTTGCAACATTTATAGCAATAAAATAA
- a CDS encoding YigZ family protein has protein sequence MKFVQKEFSYTIEEKKSKFISYLFPYSNFDEVMKRLREEHPKAVHFVYAYRYLNEFEQIVENSSDDGEPKGTSGKPTLAVLSGADIVNSAVVIVRYFGGTKLGTGGLVRAYSNSANEVIKISEFKEYKKLITKLLEIDYNELSQLEYILNQENIKIVSKDFDMNVKLEIELTNEEFENLKPLLSRNIKII, from the coding sequence TTGAAATTTGTTCAAAAAGAGTTTAGTTACACCATTGAAGAGAAAAAATCAAAATTTATATCATATTTATTTCCTTATTCAAATTTTGATGAGGTTATGAAAAGATTAAGAGAAGAACATCCAAAAGCAGTTCATTTTGTATATGCTTATAGGTATTTAAATGAATTTGAGCAAATAGTGGAAAATAGTAGCGATGATGGAGAACCAAAAGGTACTAGTGGAAAACCAACTTTAGCTGTTTTAAGTGGTGCAGATATTGTAAATAGTGCAGTTGTTATTGTACGATATTTTGGTGGAACAAAATTAGGAACTGGTGGATTAGTTAGAGCATATTCAAATAGTGCCAATGAAGTCATAAAAATAAGTGAGTTTAAAGAGTATAAAAAATTAATAACAAAACTATTAGAAATTGATTATAATGAGCTTTCTCAATTAGAATACATATTAAATCAAGAGAATATAAAGATTGTTTCAAAAGATTTTGATATGAATGTAAAATTAGAAATTGAACTTACAAATGAAGAGTTTGAGAACTTAAAGCCTTTACTTTCGAGAAATATTAAGATAATATAA
- a CDS encoding type II secretion system protein GspD, producing MKKIFIVLLLFFYALNLYSNDEININFKDIKVDDLIKITSKITKRNILVTQIINEKVDYIPTQKITKENLFDILETILKEKGYFLVEENGVLKVKKVEIIKEEEQFTEVIGLKNVDGVNIIKILDDVVNKKYINKTIKPFVSLDLESNSLVVMASKDELKQIKDLIQELDKEKAQVYVQAKIIEVNNELVNKIGISYGIINASARSDGINAISSNLNGGSNAIKEAVDTLGIRMSDVNIKSGLALGASLNLLQQNGALDIVSEPSILAIDNKESSIYVGEKISVEISSTLTDGGLQRTNYEREDIGLTLKVKPRISSDTKLTLEINTLLEGIKSTSVSAGQNPDTLKKEIKTAAILNNGESVIIGGLIENKNETIEQKVPVLGDIPLFGELFKNDSKMNKKNNLVIIVTPYMIPKSKDITYIREQLSELKKLEDKYLQDSLSIIKDNSKKGKENIFVENNENDNKSEHEKRVKEILGY from the coding sequence ATGAAAAAAATATTTATAGTTTTACTACTTTTTTTTTATGCTCTTAATCTATACTCAAATGATGAAATAAATATCAATTTTAAAGATATAAAAGTTGATGATTTAATAAAAATAACCTCAAAAATAACCAAAAGAAATATTCTAGTAACACAAATCATAAATGAAAAAGTTGATTATATTCCAACACAAAAAATTACAAAAGAGAATTTATTTGATATTTTAGAAACAATACTAAAAGAAAAAGGATATTTTTTAGTTGAAGAGAATGGTGTATTAAAAGTAAAAAAAGTAGAAATAATTAAAGAAGAAGAACAGTTTACAGAAGTTATAGGTTTAAAAAATGTTGATGGTGTAAATATTATAAAAATTTTAGATGATGTTGTAAATAAAAAATATATTAATAAAACAATAAAACCTTTTGTTTCTTTGGATTTAGAATCAAACTCTTTGGTAGTTATGGCATCAAAAGATGAATTAAAACAGATAAAAGACTTAATACAAGAACTTGATAAAGAGAAAGCTCAAGTTTATGTTCAGGCTAAAATTATAGAAGTAAATAATGAACTTGTTAATAAAATAGGAATTTCTTATGGAATTATAAATGCAAGTGCAAGAAGTGATGGAATAAATGCAATTTCTTCAAATTTAAATGGTGGCTCAAATGCTATAAAAGAAGCAGTTGATACTTTGGGAATAAGAATGAGTGATGTAAATATTAAATCAGGACTTGCTTTGGGCGCTAGTTTAAACTTACTTCAACAAAATGGTGCTTTAGATATAGTTTCTGAACCATCAATTTTGGCAATAGATAATAAAGAGAGTTCTATATATGTAGGAGAAAAAATTTCAGTTGAAATTTCTAGTACTTTAACTGACGGTGGATTACAAAGAACAAATTATGAAAGAGAAGATATCGGACTAACTCTTAAAGTGAAACCAAGAATTTCAAGTGATACAAAGTTGACTTTAGAAATTAATACTTTATTAGAAGGTATAAAATCAACTTCTGTTTCAGCTGGACAAAATCCTGATACATTAAAAAAAGAGATAAAAACAGCAGCTATTTTAAATAATGGTGAAAGTGTAATAATAGGAGGACTAATAGAAAATAAAAATGAAACTATAGAACAAAAAGTTCCAGTTTTAGGCGATATTCCACTTTTTGGAGAATTATTTAAAAATGATTCAAAAATGAATAAAAAAAATAATTTAGTCATAATTGTAACACCATATATGATTCCTAAATCAAAAGACATTACATATATAAGAGAACAATTAAGTGAACTAAAAAAACTTGAAGATAAATATTTGCAAGACTCTTTATCTATTATAAAAGATAATAGTAAAAAAGGCAAAGAAAATATTTTCGTTGAAAATAATGAAAATGATAATAAAAGTGAGCATGAGAAAAGAGTAAAGGAAATTTTAGGGTATTAA
- the tlyA gene encoding 23S rRNA (cytidine-2'-O)-methyltransferase TlyA — protein MRLDMYLTTNFNIQSRNKATELIKSNKVKCDGEIITKPSFNVLDFHKIELLEDDFYVSRAAYKLKFFLQELKNFDLKDKNALDIGSSTGGFTQILLENEIKKVTCVDVGTNQLHERIKYNDKINFFENTDIRNFESDEIFDIVTCDVSFISILNIIDAINTLASKDIIILFKPQFEVGSNVKRDKKGIVKDNNAIQKARDNFLNKTNILNWTLKYSNISKLQGKDGNVEEFFYFSK, from the coding sequence ATGAGACTAGATATGTACTTAACTACTAATTTTAATATACAAAGTCGAAACAAAGCGACTGAACTTATAAAATCAAATAAAGTTAAATGTGATGGTGAGATTATAACAAAACCATCTTTTAATGTTTTGGATTTTCATAAAATTGAACTCTTAGAAGATGACTTTTATGTTTCAAGAGCTGCTTATAAATTAAAATTTTTCTTACAAGAGTTAAAAAACTTTGATTTAAAAGATAAAAATGCTTTAGATATAGGAAGTAGCACTGGTGGATTTACACAAATTTTATTAGAAAATGAGATAAAAAAAGTAACTTGCGTTGATGTTGGAACAAATCAACTCCACGAACGAATAAAATATAACGATAAAATAAACTTTTTTGAAAATACTGATATTAGAAATTTTGAAAGTGATGAAATTTTTGATATAGTTACTTGTGATGTATCATTTATCTCTATATTAAACATAATTGATGCTATAAATACTCTTGCATCAAAAGATATAATTATCCTTTTTAAACCACAATTTGAAGTAGGTTCTAATGTAAAAAGAGATAAAAAAGGTATTGTAAAAGATAATAATGCAATACAAAAAGCAAGAGACAACTTTTTAAATAAAACAAATATTTTAAATTGGACTTTAAAATATTCAAATATTAGTAAACTACAAGGAAAAGATGGAAATGTTGAAGAGTTCTTCTATTTTAGTAAATAA
- a CDS encoding bifunctional riboflavin kinase/FAD synthetase, with product MLKSSSILVNKNTITAIAIGGFDGMHIAHQELFKNLGENGAIVSIESGFANLTPKSYRQEYSKYPIYYYVLDNIKKLEGIEFIKLLKEEFPKLEKIVVGYDFCFGKNRSCSTQDLEELFDGEVIIIPEIKVDNIAVHSRTIREFIKDGNIELANKLLGKEYKIYGFLQKGQGLGTTNFVPTINLTIDEFLLPKEGIYISKTVVDEIEYSSVSFLGHRATTDGNYAVETHILDKNIEVNNHNIQIKFIKRVRDNQKFDSFEELKKQILDDIEVSKNYFSLIK from the coding sequence ATGTTGAAGAGTTCTTCTATTTTAGTAAATAAAAATACAATTACAGCTATTGCAATTGGTGGATTTGATGGTATGCATATAGCACATCAAGAACTTTTTAAAAATTTAGGTGAAAATGGTGCCATTGTTTCAATAGAATCAGGTTTTGCAAACTTAACTCCAAAAAGTTATAGACAAGAATATAGCAAATATCCAATTTATTATTATGTTCTTGATAATATAAAAAAACTTGAAGGAATTGAATTTATAAAGTTACTCAAAGAAGAGTTTCCAAAATTAGAAAAAATAGTTGTTGGTTATGACTTTTGTTTTGGAAAAAATAGAAGTTGTTCAACGCAAGATTTGGAAGAGCTTTTTGATGGAGAAGTTATTATTATTCCTGAAATAAAAGTTGATAATATCGCTGTACATTCAAGAACTATTAGAGAATTTATAAAAGATGGAAATATAGAACTTGCAAACAAACTTTTAGGAAAAGAGTACAAAATCTATGGCTTTTTACAAAAAGGTCAAGGTTTAGGAACTACAAACTTTGTTCCAACAATAAATCTAACAATTGATGAATTTTTACTTCCAAAAGAAGGAATTTATATATCAAAAACTGTTGTTGATGAAATTGAATACTCTTCTGTTAGTTTTTTAGGACATAGAGCTACAACTGATGGAAATTATGCAGTTGAGACTCATATTTTAGATAAAAATATAGAAGTAAATAATCATAATATTCAAATAAAATTTATAAAAAGAGTTAGAGACAATCAAAAATTTGATAGTTTTGAAGAACTAAAAAAACAGATTCTTGATGATATTGAAGTCTCAAAAAACTATTTTTCTTTGATTAAATAA